A single genomic interval of halophilic archaeon DL31 harbors:
- a CDS encoding monovalent cation/proton antiporter, MnhG/PhaG subunit (KEGG: hbo:Hbor_22480 monovalent cation/proton antiporter, mnhg/PhaG subunit~TIGRFAM: Na+/H+ antiporter subunit~PFAM: Na+/H+ antiporter subunit): protein MIDPVLIPLLAEGTEAATSSGGGGLVGLVQTALVSLLVGVGIFFLGVGTLGMLRLPNVYNRMHATTKATTMGSSSIAVATWVYYAPAGEGLPALVTVLFLFLTAPTGAHLISRSAARMDIEFLEGVSWPGPTDQHSDSPEEE from the coding sequence ATGATCGACCCAGTGCTTATCCCGCTGCTGGCGGAAGGAACCGAGGCGGCCACAAGCAGCGGCGGTGGCGGCCTGGTTGGCCTCGTCCAGACGGCGCTCGTCTCCCTGTTAGTCGGTGTCGGCATCTTCTTCCTCGGGGTCGGTACCCTGGGTATGCTGCGCTTGCCGAACGTCTACAACCGGATGCACGCCACCACGAAGGCGACGACGATGGGGAGCTCTTCCATCGCGGTGGCGACGTGGGTGTACTACGCCCCTGCCGGGGAGGGGCTTCCGGCGCTGGTGACGGTGTTGTTCCTGTTCCTGACCGCACCAACCGGCGCCCACCTCATCAGCCGCTCGGCCGCACGCATGGATATCGAGTTCCTCGAGGGGGTTAGCTGGCCGGGACCTACCGACCAACACTCCGACTCACCCGAAGAAGAGTAG
- a CDS encoding multiple resistance and pH regulation protein F (PFAM: Multiple resistance and pH regulation protein F~KEGG: hbo:Hbor_22490 multisubunit na+/h+ antiporter, mnhf subunit) — protein sequence MSEPTGLLALVLQGGLAAAAAVTLVASYRVICGPTVPDRVVALDVIATNVVAIALLYSMFTGLGFYVDVAVVLAIIGFISTIAVALFVTEGDIIQ from the coding sequence ATGAGTGAGCCGACGGGGCTGCTCGCGCTCGTCCTCCAGGGCGGACTCGCCGCCGCCGCGGCGGTGACGCTCGTCGCCAGCTATCGAGTCATTTGCGGGCCGACCGTTCCCGACCGGGTGGTGGCCCTGGACGTCATCGCGACCAACGTCGTCGCCATCGCCCTGCTCTACTCGATGTTCACTGGGTTGGGCTTCTACGTCGATGTGGCGGTCGTCCTCGCCATCATCGGCTTCATCAGCACAATCGCCGTGGCTCTCTTCGTCACGGAGGGGGACATCATCCAATGA
- a CDS encoding cation antiporter (PFAM: cation antiporter~KEGG: hbo:Hbor_22500 multisubunit na+/h+ antiporter, MNHE subunit), with translation MSRRWPANGLLLAVLWLFVRGMELTPARIAEEFVIGLAIGMPLAFAIRRLYPPSLPVSRSLRIAPYAAFYIVIFLKDLVVANFSVARLVLSPNLPIEPAVVEVPLRVRSDIAVTTIANSITLTPGTLTMDYDAKRNSLYVHSIAAPDHESVIDPIRVWEEYALAIFDEELKPGDPVPDPDSVEHGDAAFGGENDE, from the coding sequence ATGAGCCGCCGCTGGCCCGCCAATGGCCTGCTGCTCGCCGTGCTCTGGCTGTTCGTCCGAGGGATGGAACTCACGCCCGCACGGATCGCCGAGGAGTTCGTCATCGGCTTGGCGATCGGGATGCCGCTGGCCTTCGCGATTCGGCGGCTCTACCCCCCGTCGCTGCCGGTGAGCCGTAGCCTCCGAATCGCGCCGTACGCCGCGTTCTACATCGTCATCTTCCTGAAAGACCTTGTCGTGGCGAACTTCTCGGTCGCGCGGCTGGTACTCTCGCCGAATCTGCCCATCGAGCCGGCGGTCGTCGAGGTACCGCTCCGCGTGCGCAGCGACATCGCGGTCACAACGATTGCCAACAGCATCACCCTCACGCCGGGGACGCTCACTATGGACTACGACGCAAAGAGAAACAGCCTCTACGTGCACAGTATCGCTGCCCCGGACCACGAGTCGGTCATCGACCCCATCCGGGTGTGGGAGGAGTATGCCCTCGCCATCTTCGACGAGGAGCTCAAACCGGGTGACCCCGTCCCCGACCCCGATTCCGTCGAGCATGGGGACGCCGCCTTCGGGGGTGAGAACGATGAGTGA
- a CDS encoding NADH dehydrogenase (quinone) (KEGG: hvo:HVO_1066 NADH-ubiquinone/plastoquinone family protein~PFAM: NADH:ubiquinone/plastoquinone oxidoreductase), translating to MSAAHLTIAPLLIALATAVATLLARPSLRLQKALSVLGSVGYLGATLALANRVFGGETLVYQVSDWQAPFGIVAVADSLSAFMLVLAGVISLPALVYAVDYMDEFGQELSFHPLYHFMIVGVSGAFLTGDVFNLFVWFEVMLMSSYVLVLFYSDDQHTRAALSYVVLNLLGSALMLLAIGGLYATTGTLNMADMARLLGDPSSGVATVPVLGLGALLFTVFALKAGLVPFHFWVPSAYSAAPAPVTAVLAGVVKKVGVYAIIRLYFTVFAAAQVGSFDVPGFVPAGGAAFLGFFGPVFFVLAAASILLGGLGAVGRESMNDTFAFSSIGQVGFIILPLGVAATVPSLRELGVVAALLYSFNHGLAKALLFLASGTISDAVGTDRFESLGGVASNAPWTAAAFFVGMLALVGIPPLPGFFGKFFVFRTAAEAWALGAPGASLAVGVALAGAIITIAYFSRVWNQVFWGEAPPAVVAGFGGRLLRTDGGDDTDEEEEVVPAVENEGASRVQVGVLLSLALALVAFGVGFETVYATAELAANAALDTAGYIDAVSPATDAGSASGGTHSLALLAAGPALTRLRDLLNSTGGVER from the coding sequence ATGAGTGCGGCTCACCTCACCATCGCGCCGCTGCTGATTGCGCTGGCGACGGCGGTGGCGACGCTGCTCGCGCGGCCATCGCTCCGCCTCCAGAAAGCGCTGAGCGTGCTCGGAAGCGTCGGCTACCTCGGCGCGACGCTCGCGCTCGCGAACCGCGTCTTCGGCGGCGAAACCCTGGTCTATCAGGTGTCTGATTGGCAGGCGCCGTTCGGAATCGTCGCCGTCGCTGATTCGCTGTCGGCGTTCATGCTCGTGCTCGCGGGCGTGATCTCGCTGCCGGCGCTCGTTTACGCCGTCGACTACATGGACGAGTTCGGGCAGGAGCTCTCGTTCCACCCGCTCTATCACTTCATGATCGTCGGGGTCTCGGGGGCGTTCCTCACCGGCGACGTGTTCAACCTCTTCGTCTGGTTCGAGGTGATGCTGATGTCGTCCTACGTGCTCGTGCTGTTCTACTCGGACGACCAGCACACCCGCGCGGCGCTCTCATACGTCGTGTTGAACCTCCTCGGCTCGGCGCTGATGCTGCTGGCAATCGGGGGCCTTTACGCCACGACGGGCACACTCAATATGGCGGATATGGCCCGGCTCCTCGGTGACCCCAGTTCCGGCGTCGCAACGGTACCCGTCCTGGGACTCGGCGCGCTGTTGTTCACCGTCTTCGCGCTGAAAGCGGGACTGGTCCCGTTCCACTTCTGGGTGCCCTCGGCCTACTCGGCCGCACCCGCACCGGTGACGGCGGTGCTCGCCGGCGTCGTCAAGAAGGTCGGCGTCTACGCGATTATCCGGCTCTACTTCACCGTCTTTGCTGCGGCACAGGTCGGAAGCTTCGACGTTCCCGGCTTCGTCCCTGCCGGTGGCGCCGCGTTCTTGGGTTTCTTCGGCCCGGTCTTCTTCGTGCTGGCAGCGGCGAGCATCCTGCTCGGCGGACTCGGTGCAGTCGGCCGGGAGAGCATGAACGACACGTTCGCGTTCTCCTCTATCGGGCAGGTCGGCTTCATCATCCTCCCGCTGGGTGTCGCTGCGACCGTCCCGTCGCTTCGCGAACTCGGCGTGGTCGCGGCGCTGCTCTACTCGTTCAACCATGGGCTTGCGAAGGCGCTCCTGTTCCTGGCGTCCGGGACAATCAGTGACGCCGTGGGCACGGACCGCTTCGAGTCGCTGGGCGGCGTCGCGAGTAATGCGCCGTGGACGGCAGCGGCGTTTTTCGTCGGGATGCTCGCGTTGGTGGGCATCCCGCCGCTGCCCGGCTTCTTCGGGAAGTTCTTCGTCTTCCGCACGGCCGCGGAAGCGTGGGCGCTCGGTGCACCTGGTGCGTCACTCGCGGTTGGCGTCGCACTCGCCGGCGCGATTATCACCATCGCATACTTCTCCCGCGTCTGGAACCAGGTGTTCTGGGGTGAGGCACCGCCGGCTGTCGTTGCCGGCTTCGGCGGCCGGCTGCTCCGAACTGACGGGGGCGACGACACGGACGAGGAGGAAGAAGTGGTTCCAGCGGTCGAAAACGAGGGTGCCTCGAGGGTCCAGGTGGGAGTCCTGCTCTCACTGGCGCTGGCACTCGTCGCGTTCGGCGTCGGCTTCGAGACGGTCTACGCAACGGCCGAACTGGCAGCCAACGCCGCGCTGGATACGGCGGGCTACATCGACGCAGTCAGCCCTGCAACGGATGCAGGATCCGCCAGCGGCGGAACTCACAGCCTCGCCTTGCTCGCCGCTGGTCCGGCGCTCACGCGATTGCGTGACCTGCTGAACTCCACCGGAGGTGTGGAGCGATGA
- a CDS encoding NADH-ubiquinone oxidoreductase chain 4L (PFAM: NADH:ubiquinone/quinone oxidoreductase, chain 4L~KEGG: hbo:Hbor_22520 multisubunit sodium/proton antiporter, mrpc subunit (2.a.63.1)), translated as MTQFVLAVVLGTLFAIGTFLTLRRDVVRVIWGVTILSQTANVYLITMGGLGGAAPLLTHGTVPDPATVTDPLVQALVLTAIVIGFATSALALVLTYRIYQEHGTIDLRSVAEAETSAGTGLATDGGEAADDGGEHA; from the coding sequence ATGACTCAGTTCGTCCTCGCGGTCGTGCTGGGCACGCTGTTCGCCATCGGGACGTTCCTCACACTCCGTCGGGACGTCGTGCGAGTGATCTGGGGTGTCACAATCCTGAGTCAGACCGCCAACGTTTATCTCATCACGATGGGCGGCCTCGGCGGCGCTGCGCCGCTGCTGACTCATGGGACCGTCCCCGACCCGGCGACGGTGACGGACCCACTGGTGCAGGCGCTGGTGCTGACGGCCATCGTAATCGGCTTCGCCACGAGCGCGCTCGCGTTGGTGCTGACCTACCGAATCTACCAGGAACACGGCACCATCGACCTCCGCTCGGTTGCGGAGGCAGAGACGTCGGCTGGCACCGGCCTCGCTACCGATGGCGGCGAGGCTGCCGACGACGGGGGTGAGCACGCATGA
- a CDS encoding Na+/H+ antiporter MnhB subunit-related protein (PFAM: Na+/H+ antiporter MnhB subunit-related protein~KEGG: hbo:Hbor_22530 multisubunit na+/h+ antiporter, MnhB subunit) codes for MSDPEDIAGEPAANTPHEMGNETTVIARTVVRIVVPIIVVVALALFLQGHNLPGGGFIGGVLTTTAFLLVYIVFGLEFFREELLNKPEFDSIGAYRWLFSGGLAIALLSGLVPILLGYPFLTQGVLFLKGVPLYHEFEIASALAFDLGVYFVVVGGLLTVLAEVGSE; via the coding sequence ATGAGCGACCCAGAAGATATCGCCGGCGAGCCGGCAGCCAACACGCCGCATGAGATGGGGAACGAGACAACGGTCATCGCTCGGACGGTCGTGCGGATAGTTGTCCCAATTATCGTTGTCGTAGCGTTGGCGCTGTTCTTGCAGGGTCACAACCTCCCCGGCGGCGGCTTCATCGGCGGTGTGCTCACCACAACGGCGTTCTTGCTGGTTTACATCGTCTTCGGGCTGGAGTTCTTCCGGGAGGAGCTGCTCAACAAACCCGAGTTTGACTCTATCGGCGCCTACCGCTGGCTCTTCTCCGGCGGGCTTGCCATCGCACTGCTGTCGGGGCTGGTGCCTATTCTCCTGGGCTACCCCTTCCTGACGCAGGGTGTGCTGTTCCTCAAAGGCGTCCCGCTCTACCATGAGTTCGAAATCGCGTCGGCGCTGGCGTTCGACCTCGGCGTCTACTTCGTGGTCGTGGGTGGTCTGCTCACCGTTCTTGCGGAGGTGGGGTCGGAATGA